A window of Pararhodobacter sp. genomic DNA:
ATCACCGCGCAGAACATTGGATCGTCGTTCAAGGCACGGCCAAGGTGACCATTGACGATCAGGTCAAACTGGTGACGGAAAACCAGTCGGTCTATATTCCGCTGGGGGCCGTGCACCGCATGGAAAACCCCGGCAAACTGCCGATGGTGCTGATCGAGGTGCAGACCGGCAGTTATCTGGGCGAAGATGACATCATCCGCTACGAGGATGTCTATGCGCGCGGGCAGGGGGCCAAGGGCTGACCCGTGACACTCACCTGTTTCAAGACCTATGACATTCGCGGCCGCTTGGGCGAAGAGCTGAACGAGGCGATTGCCTATCGCATCGGGCGCGGTTTTGCGCGGGCGCTGAACGCACGGCGGGTGGTGTTGGGGCGCGACATTCGTGCGACCTCGCAGGCGCTGGCCGCCGCCGTGGCGCAGGCGCTGGTGGATGAGGGCTGCGAGGTTCTTGATCTTGGGCTGTCGGGCACCGAAGAGATGTATTTCGCCACGACGCAGTTTGCGGCGGACGGCGGGATTTGCGTGACCGCCTCGCATAATCCGATGGATTACAACGGCTTGAAAATGGTGCGGGCGGGCTCTGCGCCCCTGGACGCGGCGACCGGCCTGGCGTCCATCAAGGCGCTGGCCGAGGCGGATGATTTTGGCCCGGCCAAACCCGGTGGCATCGTTACTGACATCGCGGATCAGGCCCGCGCCGCCTATGTCGAGCAGGTGTTGTCGTTTGTCGATATGTCGGCGCTCAAACCCCTGACCATCGTCGTGAACGCAGGCAATGGTGCGGCGGGTCCGACCTTTGACGCCATCGCTGAGGCCCTTGAGACCAAGGGCGCACCGCTGGTGTTCAAGCGCATGCACCACCAGCCAGACGGGACATTCCCACACGGCATCCCCAACCCGCTGCTGCCCGAAAACCGCCCACCCACCGTGGCCCGCGTGCTGGCCGAGGGCGCGGATATGGGCGTCGCCTGGGATGGCGACTTTGACCGGTGTTTCTTCTTTGATGAGCACGGCGGCTTTGTTGACGGCGAGTATATCGTCGGCCTGCTGGCCGAGGTGTTTTTGGCCAAAGAACCCGGCGCCAAAATCATCCATGACCCGCGCGTGATCTGGAACACACAAGACGTCGTGGCCCGCGCGGGCGGCGTTGCCGTTCAGGCCCGCACCGGCCACGCCTTTATCAAACAATCCATGCGTGATCACGGCGCGGTCTACGGCGGCGAGATGTCGGCACATCACTATTTCCGCGACTTTGTGCATTGTGACAGCGGTATGGTGCCGTGGCTGGTGATGGCGGAATTGATCAGCCGCAAGGGATCACTGGCGGCGTTGATCGCGGAACGCCGGGCGGCGTTTCCGTCATCGGGCGAGATCAATTTTACACTGCCCGACCCCAGATCCGCCATCGCCCGCGTTCGCGCGCACTATGAACCCGATGCGCACAGCCTTGATGAAACCGATGGGATCAGCCTCGATATGGGCGGTTGGCGGTTCAACCTGCGCAGCTCCAACACCGAACCTGTGGTGCGGCTGAATATGGAAAGCCGGGGGGGAGCGCTCGAGGGGCATATCAATAAGATCAGCGCACTCCTAACGTCCTGAAGGCTCGCGCCGACCTTCAAGGCTGCTCGTTCATGCGCCTCGATGACAGCGCCAGAAACCCATGCAAGTCCCGTTGCCCTTGCGGTCATCCGACCTGAGTCTCATAGAGTGCGGACGCTGGATCGTCTCAGCAAGCCGACTGACCTGATCGCGCATGCCGGTGGTGTTGCCGATGATCGAGTTTGATCATTGTGCGCCTTCCGATGGCTTGATTGTTACGCATGATGGCGTTGACCTGCTCCCCTCAAACGTCCGCGATTTGGGGTTGGTCTGTTCCTTGCAAGGGCGATACCGGCAGCGGCGGGCCTGCGCTTTGGCGACATGGCGCGACGACGTCAAGCATCACCGCCCGCAAACATGCCGCGCTGGCCTGACACCCCGGGAATATACGAACCGGTCAACAAAAGACCAAACCCTGAACAGGGTCAACTCACAAGCGAGGACTCGCGGCAGAGCAGGTCAATGTTGATGGTCGCCGACAACGCCGGGGTGGTTCAAAGCGCACGCATGAGGTTGTGAACACCCTCTGGCGTATCCAGCGCCAACACGGCCCCGATCAACGCATCAGCCTGAGGATCTGTCAGGATACCTTCCACACAGCGCTTGAATTTGTGGGCAATCGCGTCGTCGGACAAGGGCGCGTCGGGGTTTCCGCGGTTGATCGCCACGCGTTTGTCGATCAGGCGACCGTCAGTCAGCGTGACCCGCAGATGCCCGGGGAAATACTTGGGAAACCCGGTAGTTCCCTTTTCGGCATTCTCGTAACTTGTCTTGCGCGCCAGCGACAGCAGATCGTCGCGGCGAATCTGATCGGCCGTGAAGGAGGCCTGATCAATCTGGCCGTCGATCAGGCCGCAAGCGACCAGATAGGGCAGGCTGAATTTTGCGCCGTAGGCATTGGTGGGCGCGAATTTCGACTCGATGGGATCGCAGACAAAGCCCGCCGCCACCTCGTCAATGATCGCGTGGATGTTCTGCACATCCGCCGCCTTGATGCCTTCCTCGCGCAGCGCGATGGCGCAATCCACGGCCCCGTGTGCAAAGTGGCAGCACGGATAGGGTTTGATCGACACGTTTTCCGTTTCCCACCGGGTTCCAAGATCGGCAACCGTCAGGGATGGGTCGGACAGGTCCGGCAGGCCGTGCGTGTTGAACACGCCGTTGCGGCCCTCGAAAATCGTGGCCGGTCCGGTTGCACCCGCCTTGGCCAAATGCGCGGTGATGATCGCGTTTTGCGCGGCCCAACCGACGTGATAGCCTTTGGATGATGACGAGTTGACCAGAAATTCGGTCACCCCGGCTGCCTGACTGCCGCACAGGCCAAAGGCATGTTGCATCTGCGCGGGGCTCAGGCCCAACAGTTTGCCCGCCGCAGCCGTCGCGCCGAAAATGCCGGCAATCGCCGTGGAGTGAAAGCCGCGGTTGTGGAAACTGTTGCCCGAGGCGATGCCGACCCGCGCCGCCACCTCCCAGCCCGCGACAAAGGCCGTCAGGATATCGCGCCCCGAGGCCGCAACCTCGGGCCCCAGCGCCAGAACCAGCGGCGTCAGGATCGCGCTGCCATGCACGATCGAGGCGGTATGCGTATCGTCGAAATCAAGCACATGACAGGCGACCCCGTTGGCCAGCGCCGCATAGGGTGCTGCCAGTGTCTCGGCGCGTCCCAGAACCGGCTGCGCGCCGCTGCTGCCGGGAATCGCCCTGATCCCGGCCAGGGCGATCTCGAAATTCGGATGCCTTGTGCCGGACAGACCGACACCCAGCGTGTCGATCATCAGTTGCTTGGCCCGCGTGATGGTGCTGGAGGGAATCGCATCGAAATCGAGTGCAATGACAAACGACGCCAGCGTGGCAGAATGGGTCATGGGTCTTCCTTCCAGCAACAACACAGAGTGGTTCGGGCGCGGCGGGGATGCGTTAAGCGATCCGCCCGCCGGCTTTGATATTGGCAAGCACCTGATCCACGATAGCCGGGGATTCGCCAACATAAGTCGTCGGGTCCAGCAACGTATCAAGCTCGGAATCGCTCAACGCGCCGCGAATGGCCTTGTTGGCGGCCAGCGCTTCCTTGAAGGTGATCCCCGCCTCGATGCCCTTCATCGCCGCGTGATACACTTCCTCGTGCGCGGTCTGCTTGCCCAGCTTGTCAGCCAGCGCGAACATGATCCGCTCGGCCAGCGCGTAGCCCTTGAGCAGTTCGAGGTTGCGCAACATGCTGGCCTTTTTCACCTCCAGCCCCGCCAGAACAAAGTTCAGGTTGGCCAGAACCACCGACAGCATCAGGCAGATTTCCGGAAGGATCTTCCATTCCATCTTCCAGATCGCGCCGTCACGCTCGTGCTCGTGCTTGGTGATGTCCGACAACATGTTGATGTTGGATTTCAGCGTGTTGCTGACCGTGACCGAGTTTTCCGTGACCGCCGGGTTGCGCTTGTGCGGCATGGTCGAGGAGCCGACCTGACCCTCGCCAAAGGGTTCGGCGATCTCGTCGAATTCATTGTGGGCCAACAGCAACAACTGGTTGCCGATCTTGTTCAGCGTTGCGTTGATGCCGCCCATGACCGCGCCATATTCGTACATCCGGTCGCGCGCCGGCTGCCACGAGATATTCGGCGTGCCCAGTCCCAGCTTGTCATTGACCGCCTTTTCCATCGCATGCGCCTTTGGGCCGAACGACGCCTTGGTACCAACCGCGCCAACGATGGAGCCCACGAAGACCCGCGGCTCCATTTCGTCAAGCCGCTGCAAATGGCGGTCGATTTCCGACAGCCAGATCGCGGTTTTGAAGCCGAACGTGACCGGGATCGCCTGCAACGACAGGGTGCGGCCCATCATCGGCGTGTTGCGGTGCTCGGTGCTCAGACGCAGCAACGAGCCCGCCATCACCAACAGATCGCGGCGCACGATGTCAAAGGCGTCTTTCATCTGCAACACCAGCCCGGTGTCGATGATATCCTGCGTGGTCACGCCAAAATGCACATATTCGCCCGCATCACCCTCGCAAGCGTGCTCCAGCGCGCGCACCACCGGCACCAGCGGGTGCTTGGTGATCGCCAGATGATGCAGGACCAGGTCCATGTCGATGGCGTCATAGCGCGACTTTGCGGCGATTTCCTTGGCGGCCTTGGCCGGGATCATGTCCAGATCGGCCTGCACCAGCGCCAGCGCGGCCTCGACATCCAGCCAGCGTTGAATGCGGGCTTCGTCGTTGAAAATGTTGCGCATTTCCTCGGTTGACCAGGAATTCTTCAGCAAGATGGAATCAAAAACGCTCGTACCCATGGGTGTCTCTTTCTGTTTGTCAAAGTCATCGACGCGACGCGTGTTGTGTCGCAGGCCAAGTAAAATCTCAGGAGGCAGCGGCGAAGGACGCCTGCATGTCGGCGATCAGATCGTCGATATGCTCCAGCCCGGCGTGGAACCGAACCATCGGCCCGCTGCGTGTGGTGTTGGGGAATTTGCGCCCCGCCTCGGGGTTGGAGGGCATCGCCAGACTCTCGAATCCGCCCCAGGAACTGCCGATCGAGAACAGCACCAGACGGTCCACAAAGCCGTCGGCGTCGAACCCGTCGACAAAGAACACGCTGAACAGGCCGTTGCAGCCCGTCGCATCGCGCTTCCAGATCTCGCCACCGGCATGGCCGGGCAGACCCGGATGGACCACCGATTGCACCTCGGGGCGTGCCGCCAGCCATTGCGCCAGCGCCAGACCGTTCTGCTCGTGCCGCTCCAGCCGAAGCCCCAGCGTGCGGATGCCGCGCAGGCAGTTATACGCCTCATCAGGGCCCAGCGTCTGGCCGGTCAGATGGGTGTGCTTGCGCAACGGACCGGCGGCAGCACCCTTTACGGCAACCGCGCCCATCATCACATCGGCATGACCGCCCAGATATTTCGTGCCCGCCACCACCGACACATCACAGCCCAGATCCAGCGGCCGATAGAGCCAGCCGGACCCATAGGTATTGTCGGCAATCACCACCAGATCGCGCGCATGGGCATCCCGGCACAGGGCGGGCAGGTCCATCACTTCATAGGTTTGCGAGGCGGGGGATTCCACCATCACCGCCTTGGTGTTGGGCTTGGCATAGGCGCTCAGATCGGTGGTGTCCCACGGGAAATAATCAATCGTCACCCCGGCGCGCCGCAGCACGGATTCGCAATAGCTGCGGGTTGCCGGAAAGATCGTATCCACCACCAACAGGTGATCTCCGGCCCCGACAAATGGCGCAAGCGCCCCCGCCACCGCCGCGACGCCGCTGGGAAACAGGAAACAGGCCTCGGCCCCTTCCAGATCGCAGATCGCCGCCGACAGGGCATGCGCCGTCGTCGTGCCGCGCCGCCCGTAGGACAGCACCGCGTCATCCGTCTCGCGCCGTTGCTTGGTGCCCTTGTAGGACGCAACCGTGTCGTGAAGGATGGTCGAGGCGCGCATGACGGGCGGGTTGGCCGGGCCGGGGGTGGCCGTGCGCCCGTAATGCATCAGTTTGGTTTCGCGTTTCATCGGATGCGTCTCCATGACGGAAGCGGGTCAGGCCGCTTTTTTCGGAAGGAAGTTCATGATGACCGGCACGATCCACAACAGGGCCGATACCAGGATCATGCCAGCGCTGATCGGGTGCGAAACCGGGTCAAGGAACACCCACCAGCTGCCGCGCGAAATGATCAACGAGTTGTTCAGCGAGGATTCCAGCTGTGGCCCCAGCACCAGACCCAGAATGAACGGCCCCAGCGGGATATTGGTCAGCCGCATGGCAAACGCCGCCAGACCGGCCACTAGCGCCACCCACATGTTGAACGTGTTCGCGCCATCCGAGTAAGCACCCATGAAGCACAGCAGGGCGATCACGCCGACCAGAACCTCTTTCGGGATCGAAAAGATCGGCTTCGAGACGGTCCGGATCACCGCAAAGGCAACCGGCCACATCAGGATATTGGCGGCCAGGAACGCGACGATGATCATCCAGGCGATGTTGCCATGCTGCGAGAACAGCAACGGACCGGGCACCATGCCGTGCAGCGCCAGCGCGCCGATGAACAGCGCCGAGGTCGAGTTCCCGGGGATGCCCAGCGACAGCAGCGGCACCATCGAGCTGGCGGTGACGGCGTTGTTGGCGGATTCCGGGCCCGCGATGCCCTCAGGTGCGCCTTCGCCCCAGGCCGGTTCGCCCGGTTTGCCCTCGTACAGGCGGCGGAACCGGCGGGCGGCGTTGTCATAGGCGAGGAAAATCGCCATCAGCATCCCGGCGCCCGGCAGCATGCCGATCACGTTGCCGATCACCGAGCCACTGACCCAGACCGGCAGCAGGCGACGCATCAGCGCGCGCGGCATCCGCAATGAGCCGATCTCGGGCAGTTTTGTCTGTGGCACGTTGTGTTTGCGGTCGCGGAAGATATCGACCATCAGGTCCAGCAGCGCCGCGACCCCGAACAGGCCGACCAGCAAGGGCACAAAGGGCAGGCCCTCGATCACGTTGACGCTGCCAAAAGTGTAGCGCGGAAAACCGGACACCGGGCTGAAGCCGATGGTGGCGACGGCAAGACCGATGATCGCCGCAACAGCCCCCTTGATGACGTTGCCGCGCAGCAGACCCACCACACTCGACAGGCCGAGAATGGCGAGCGCGAAGTTTTCGACATAGCCAAACCGCAGCGCCACCTGCGCGAGCGACGGCGCGAAGAACAGCAGCACGATGGAGCTGGCAATACCGCCCACCACCGACGAGGTGATGGCAATCGACAGCGCGCGCCCGGCCATGCCCTTGCGGGCCATGGCGTTGCCATCCACTGCGGTCAGCAGCGATGACGCCGTGCCCGGCACCTTGATCACGATGGCCGGGATCGCGCCACCGGTCGCGGCGGCGCAATAGACGCCGACCATCAACGCCAGCGCTTGCTCGGCTGGCATGGCAAAGGAAAACGGGATGAAAACGGCAAAGGCGATGTTGTCATTGATGCCGGGGATCGAACCGACGATCATTCCGGCGAACAGGCCAAGCACCAACATGAACAGGACCATCGGTGTGGCCAGTGTTTCAAATCCGAGCAGGATCAAATCCATAGCGATATCTCACAAAATCCAGGGCATGAGGGTTGCAGGCAGGCGCACACCCAACCCGACGATGAAGGCGAGATAGCTGACCGCGGTAATCGTCGCGGCGATCAGGATGATCTTGCGATACCCGCTCACGCCGCACAGCAGCAGGAAAACCAGTTGCATCACGAAGGTGGGCAGCAAATATCCCAGCCCCGAGGTCAGGGCGATGATCCAGGCCGCAAGGGTCAGCGTGGCAAAAAGCGCCGCTTGGCCCGAGATTTTGAAGGGCACGGTTTCCAGTCGTTGACGCGCGCCCTTGGCGACAAGCAGTGCGCCCAGCACGATCAGCGACACCGACAGAGCGATCGGATAGGTGCGCGACAGGGCATCAAAGCCGCTGGCAAGCCACGCGCCATATCCGCCTATCGCCATCAAAGACACGCCGACCCAGACATCGCTATGGGGTCGAAACGTTGGATTGCCGGAACCTTCAGACATCAGACTCTCTCCACAACGATCTGAGTGAAAGGGGAAAGCCTGCCCGGCAGTGATACCGGGCAGGCTGGGGGGTTACTGACCGAGGCCAGCTTCTTCGATGATGGCCGCTGACCGCACCGCATCTTCGGCGATCAGAGCCTGGAACGCGGCCGCATCCCGGAATGTCGGGATAAAGCCCGCCGCTGTCATCCGCTCGATATACGCAGGGTTCTCATAGATCTCGCGCATCAGATCGGACAGGAAGGTGACGATCTCGTCAGGGGTGCCAGCGGGCACGGCCCAGCCGCGGAAGGTGGCGAACAGCGGGATGTCAATGCCGACTTCCTGGAAGGTCGGAACGTCGGGGAAGTTCGGGTCGCGCTCTTCCTGGGCAATCGCCAGCAAGCGCACGCCGCCGGCCTGAGCCTGTGCCATCGCTTCGCCCATGGGCCAAAGCGCCGCGTCAGCGTGACCACCGACAACCGCCTGAACCTGCGCGCCAAAGCCGCTGGTCGGGATGTAGTTGAAGGTCACATCCGTCACGCGCTCGATGGCGAGGCCGGACATGTGGTGCGACGTGCCGATCCCGGCGACAACGATGTTGAGCGGCTCGGTAGCGGCCGCTTCCATGAATTCTTGCGCCGTTTGAAAGGGCGAACCAGCCGGCACCGCGATCACTTCGGGATCGAGGTTGTAAAGCGCGACAGGGCGGAAATCATCAATCGTATAGGTCGCGCCCTTCATCAACGGGTTGGTCACGACAGAACTGGTCATCGCCAGGATCGTGTATCCATCGGGTGCCGCCAGCGAAACCGAGGTCTGACCGACGATACCGCCGCCGCCGCCGCGGTTGACCACAACCATGTCGCCACCCTCAAGAATGGCGTTTGCCGCTTCCGCAAGGATCCGCGAGGTGGTGTCGACAGATCCACCGGGCTCGAACGGAACGACCAGATCGATATCGCGCACGGGATACCCGTCCGCAAAAGCAGGCATCACCAGCCCGCTCAGTCCAAGTGCTGCAATAAGTGCCAGGTTCTTCATGTTCTACTCCCATATGCAAAAACCGATTGGCCGAACTTAAAGCTTGCCAACTCATTTGTAACTTCGATAATTTCTCAGAATACATAAGAGATGCTGATGTGAACGGAGGTGCCCTTGAAGCCGAATTCTCAACTCTCGCTCTCGCTGTCGCTCTTGAACACCTTGATTGCGATTGACGAGGAAGGAAGCTTTGGTGCTGCGGCGCAGAAGATCGGCCGCACGCAGCCCGCGGTAACGCAACAGATGAAAAATCTTGAGCAAATCCTTGGCCTTCCGCTTTTTGTAACCAAGGGGCGGCGGCGCGAATTGACCGAAGCGGGCAAGACATTGCTGCACCACAGCCATGAGATCGTCTCGCTCTGCCATCAGGCCGTGTCGGCCTCGGGGCGCAGCCACAACACCGGCGTGATCAGGCTTGGCGCACCGATGGAGATCGCGCATGATCTGTTGCCGGACATCCTCAAGTCGTTTTCCCAAAGGTGGCCACGGGTGCGAATCGCTCTGGCCGTCGAACGCAGCGGCGTTCTGATGAAGATGCTTGACGACGGATTGCTGGACCTGACGCTCAGCACATGGCGTTCGGGCAGCCGCGATGGCGAGCGGGCGAAACTGATGAGCGTGCATTGGATTGCGGCGAAAACCTGGGAATACGACCCGAACGAGCCGTTGCCGCTGGTGCTGACCGATGCGCCCAGCATGTTTCGGCGCATCGCCCTGACCGCGCTGGATCTGAATGGCTGGACCTATTACGAGAAATTCACCTCACGGACTCCGTCCGGGGTTCGCTTCGGCATCGAGGCCGGTTTGGGTATAACCGCGCGAACCATAAGCGCGTTCCGATCAGACATTGCCATTCTGGACTCGCATTTCGGGCTGCCATCCTTGCCGCAGGTCTCGTACTACCTGCATCGCGCGTTCAACAAGACCAGCCCGGAATTGGATGATCTCTATGAGACAATCATCGCCAAAGGCTCGTGTGCCGTCGGGTCAGAAACCTAGCCCGGCTTGGCGCGCCTTTGTGCAAGACGCCACTATAACGTGTTTCCCGTCTCCGGGGCGCATGCCGCGACCAGTTCGTGCATCGGCGCCAATGCGCCTCGTTGTCCAACCACGACACGGGCTGCGGCCTGTCCGGCGTGGATGGCATCCACAAGGCCGCACCCGCCAAGGCGAGCCGCGAGAAAGGCGCCGTTGAAGCTGTCACCGGCGCCGGTGGTGTCAACCGCGCGCACGGGCGCTGCAACGGTGCAACTGCCCTGCGAGTCCGCGTTGGCGTAAAGCGTGGGGTTCGTGCCGTTTTTCACCACGACCTCGGGGATACCCAGAGCGCGATATCGGGCCAAGGTCGCGGCGGGATCCGCGTCGCCAAAGGCCATTGCCTCGTCGTCGAAGGTGGGCAGGACGATGTCGGAGACGGCCGCCGCCCTGTTGATCGCGTGGCGCATTGCGGCGGCATCGGACCACAAGCGCGGCCGGATATTCGGATCGAACGCCACCGTGAACGGGCGCGATCCGCGGGTGCCAAGAGCGTCCAGAAGGGTCGCGCGGTCGGCATCGGGCAGGATGGCCAGCGTGATCCCGCTAAGATAAACGAGCGACGCATCGCCGATCCCGTGCAACAGCCCGCCCCGGTCCGACGCCAGCCCCCGCGCCGCGGATTGCCCGCGCCAATAGGTGAACGACCGTTCCCCCTGATCGTCGGTTTCAATGGTGTAAAGCCCGATGGTCTTGTCACCGTCAATCTGGATCAGATCGGTGCCAAGACCGGCTTGTTTCAAGAAGTCCACAAACGCCCCTGAAAACGGGTCGCCGCCGATCCGGGTCAGGTAGGCCACCGGCACGTCCTGCGCCGCGCTCAATGCGC
This region includes:
- a CDS encoding phosphomannomutase, with amino-acid sequence MTLTCFKTYDIRGRLGEELNEAIAYRIGRGFARALNARRVVLGRDIRATSQALAAAVAQALVDEGCEVLDLGLSGTEEMYFATTQFAADGGICVTASHNPMDYNGLKMVRAGSAPLDAATGLASIKALAEADDFGPAKPGGIVTDIADQARAAYVEQVLSFVDMSALKPLTIVVNAGNGAAGPTFDAIAEALETKGAPLVFKRMHHQPDGTFPHGIPNPLLPENRPPTVARVLAEGADMGVAWDGDFDRCFFFDEHGGFVDGEYIVGLLAEVFLAKEPGAKIIHDPRVIWNTQDVVARAGGVAVQARTGHAFIKQSMRDHGAVYGGEMSAHHYFRDFVHCDSGMVPWLVMAELISRKGSLAALIAERRAAFPSSGEINFTLPDPRSAIARVRAHYEPDAHSLDETDGISLDMGGWRFNLRSSNTEPVVRLNMESRGGALEGHINKISALLTS
- a CDS encoding MmgE/PrpD family protein, whose amino-acid sequence is MTHSATLASFVIALDFDAIPSSTITRAKQLMIDTLGVGLSGTRHPNFEIALAGIRAIPGSSGAQPVLGRAETLAAPYAALANGVACHVLDFDDTHTASIVHGSAILTPLVLALGPEVAASGRDILTAFVAGWEVAARVGIASGNSFHNRGFHSTAIAGIFGATAAAGKLLGLSPAQMQHAFGLCGSQAAGVTEFLVNSSSSKGYHVGWAAQNAIITAHLAKAGATGPATIFEGRNGVFNTHGLPDLSDPSLTVADLGTRWETENVSIKPYPCCHFAHGAVDCAIALREEGIKAADVQNIHAIIDEVAAGFVCDPIESKFAPTNAYGAKFSLPYLVACGLIDGQIDQASFTADQIRRDDLLSLARKTSYENAEKGTTGFPKYFPGHLRVTLTDGRLIDKRVAINRGNPDAPLSDDAIAHKFKRCVEGILTDPQADALIGAVLALDTPEGVHNLMRAL
- the purB gene encoding adenylosuccinate lyase; the encoded protein is MGTSVFDSILLKNSWSTEEMRNIFNDEARIQRWLDVEAALALVQADLDMIPAKAAKEIAAKSRYDAIDMDLVLHHLAITKHPLVPVVRALEHACEGDAGEYVHFGVTTQDIIDTGLVLQMKDAFDIVRRDLLVMAGSLLRLSTEHRNTPMMGRTLSLQAIPVTFGFKTAIWLSEIDRHLQRLDEMEPRVFVGSIVGAVGTKASFGPKAHAMEKAVNDKLGLGTPNISWQPARDRMYEYGAVMGGINATLNKIGNQLLLLAHNEFDEIAEPFGEGQVGSSTMPHKRNPAVTENSVTVSNTLKSNINMLSDITKHEHERDGAIWKMEWKILPEICLMLSVVLANLNFVLAGLEVKKASMLRNLELLKGYALAERIMFALADKLGKQTAHEEVYHAAMKGIEAGITFKEALAANKAIRGALSDSELDTLLDPTTYVGESPAIVDQVLANIKAGGRIA
- the metC gene encoding cystathionine beta-lyase, with amino-acid sequence MKRETKLMHYGRTATPGPANPPVMRASTILHDTVASYKGTKQRRETDDAVLSYGRRGTTTAHALSAAICDLEGAEACFLFPSGVAAVAGALAPFVGAGDHLLVVDTIFPATRSYCESVLRRAGVTIDYFPWDTTDLSAYAKPNTKAVMVESPASQTYEVMDLPALCRDAHARDLVVIADNTYGSGWLYRPLDLGCDVSVVAGTKYLGGHADVMMGAVAVKGAAAGPLRKHTHLTGQTLGPDEAYNCLRGIRTLGLRLERHEQNGLALAQWLAARPEVQSVVHPGLPGHAGGEIWKRDATGCNGLFSVFFVDGFDADGFVDRLVLFSIGSSWGGFESLAMPSNPEAGRKFPNTTRSGPMVRFHAGLEHIDDLIADMQASFAAAS
- a CDS encoding tripartite tricarboxylate transporter permease, producing MDLILLGFETLATPMVLFMLVLGLFAGMIVGSIPGINDNIAFAVFIPFSFAMPAEQALALMVGVYCAAATGGAIPAIVIKVPGTASSLLTAVDGNAMARKGMAGRALSIAITSSVVGGIASSIVLLFFAPSLAQVALRFGYVENFALAILGLSSVVGLLRGNVIKGAVAAIIGLAVATIGFSPVSGFPRYTFGSVNVIEGLPFVPLLVGLFGVAALLDLMVDIFRDRKHNVPQTKLPEIGSLRMPRALMRRLLPVWVSGSVIGNVIGMLPGAGMLMAIFLAYDNAARRFRRLYEGKPGEPAWGEGAPEGIAGPESANNAVTASSMVPLLSLGIPGNSTSALFIGALALHGMVPGPLLFSQHGNIAWMIIVAFLAANILMWPVAFAVIRTVSKPIFSIPKEVLVGVIALLCFMGAYSDGANTFNMWVALVAGLAAFAMRLTNIPLGPFILGLVLGPQLESSLNNSLIISRGSWWVFLDPVSHPISAGMILVSALLWIVPVIMNFLPKKAA
- a CDS encoding tripartite tricarboxylate transporter TctB family protein translates to MSEGSGNPTFRPHSDVWVGVSLMAIGGYGAWLASGFDALSRTYPIALSVSLIVLGALLVAKGARQRLETVPFKISGQAALFATLTLAAWIIALTSGLGYLLPTFVMQLVFLLLCGVSGYRKIILIAATITAVSYLAFIVGLGVRLPATLMPWIL
- a CDS encoding tripartite tricarboxylate transporter substrate binding protein, which produces MKNLALIAALGLSGLVMPAFADGYPVRDIDLVVPFEPGGSVDTTSRILAEAANAILEGGDMVVVNRGGGGGIVGQTSVSLAAPDGYTILAMTSSVVTNPLMKGATYTIDDFRPVALYNLDPEVIAVPAGSPFQTAQEFMEAAATEPLNIVVAGIGTSHHMSGLAIERVTDVTFNYIPTSGFGAQVQAVVGGHADAALWPMGEAMAQAQAGGVRLLAIAQEERDPNFPDVPTFQEVGIDIPLFATFRGWAVPAGTPDEIVTFLSDLMREIYENPAYIERMTAAGFIPTFRDAAAFQALIAEDAVRSAAIIEEAGLGQ
- a CDS encoding LysR family transcriptional regulator gives rise to the protein MKPNSQLSLSLSLLNTLIAIDEEGSFGAAAQKIGRTQPAVTQQMKNLEQILGLPLFVTKGRRRELTEAGKTLLHHSHEIVSLCHQAVSASGRSHNTGVIRLGAPMEIAHDLLPDILKSFSQRWPRVRIALAVERSGVLMKMLDDGLLDLTLSTWRSGSRDGERAKLMSVHWIAAKTWEYDPNEPLPLVLTDAPSMFRRIALTALDLNGWTYYEKFTSRTPSGVRFGIEAGLGITARTISAFRSDIAILDSHFGLPSLPQVSYYLHRAFNKTSPELDDLYETIIAKGSCAVGSET
- a CDS encoding sugar kinase, which encodes MRSFVAIGEAMAEFSRFPDGTWRQGFAGDTLNVAWALRALSAAQDVPVAYLTRIGGDPFSGAFVDFLKQAGLGTDLIQIDGDKTIGLYTIETDDQGERSFTYWRGQSAARGLASDRGGLLHGIGDASLVYLSGITLAILPDADRATLLDALGTRGSRPFTVAFDPNIRPRLWSDAAAMRHAINRAAAVSDIVLPTFDDEAMAFGDADPAATLARYRALGIPEVVVKNGTNPTLYANADSQGSCTVAAPVRAVDTTGAGDSFNGAFLAARLGGCGLVDAIHAGQAAARVVVGQRGALAPMHELVAACAPETGNTL